A genome region from Tenebrio molitor chromosome 4, icTenMoli1.1, whole genome shotgun sequence includes the following:
- the LOC138129319 gene encoding probable cytochrome P450 6a14 — translation MFGLGFLLGSNFISLVVTVLVVTIAFWKWKYQYWKRRNVPYLEPRIPFGNLTDVIRGKKFIGITLKNIYEEMKRRGWKHGGIYTFTKPTYIPMDLDYVRNIMTKDFKYFMDRDNYVNEKDPLQAHLLNLSGTRWRNLRAKLTPTFTSGKMKAMFQVMAESQEGLQKMMHEGYKKNEPVNIKEILARFTTNIIGSCAFGLDCHTLEEEDSEFRVFGRKLFTMTRLQSFKRLFAVTFPEVAKFLDLSFSRKEIVDFTMNMVQDTIDHREKNNYTRNDFMQLLINLKNNKDIDGDGHDGKSLSMDELASQALVFFAAGFETSSTLMTFALYELARNEDVQETLRRQIDSVLDKHNGQMTYDSIQDMKYLNQVIDETLRLHPPGSFTDRKCIEDYKIPDQDAVIEKGTTVLIPIMGIHYDEEYYPEPKKFDPERFSDEYKKTRHNYAFMPFGEGPRNCIGMRFGLLQSKMGLVSLLKNYKFTVNKKTVEPLQYQPRHFVLAAQGEIWLNAEKIN, via the exons ATGTTTGGTTTGGGTTTCTTGCTGGGTAGCAATTTCATCAGCCTGGTTGTAACTGTGCTTGTTGTGACCATCGCCTTCTGGAAATGGAAGTACCAATACTGGAAGAGACGGAACGTACCGTACCTAGAGCCGCGCATACCTTTCGGTAACTTGACGGACGTGATCAGAGGAAAGAAGTTCATCGGAATCACGCTTAAGAACATTTACGAGGAGATGAAGAGAAGAGGATGGAAGCATGGAGGGATTTACACTTTCACCAAGCCGACCTACATCCCCATGGATCTGGATTATGTGAGAAACATCATGACCAAAGACTTCAAGTACTTCATGGACAGGGACAATTACGTGAACGAGAAGGACCCTCTTCAAGCCCACCTTCTTAATCTGTCTGGAACGAGGTGGAGGAATTTGAGAGCGAAGCTGACTCCGACGTTTACCTCCGGTAAGATGAAGGCGATGTTCCAGGTGATGGCGGAGAGCCAAGAAGGGCTGCAGAAGATGATGCATGAAGGGTACAAAAAGAACGAGCCGGTCAACATCAAAGAGATTTTAGCTCGTTTCACTACTAACATCATCGGGTCTTGTGCTTTTGGTCTCGACTGTCACACACTAGAAGAAGAGGATTCGGAGTTTAGAGTGTTCGGAAGAAAACTCTTCACAATGACACGACTGCAAAGTTTCAAACGTTTGTTTGCTGTGACCTTCCCAGAAGTAGCAAAGTTCTTGGATTTGAGCTTCTCCAGAAAAGAGATTGTGGATTTTACCATGAACATGGTACAAGACACAATTGACCACAGAGAGAAGAACAACTACACCCGAAACGACTTCATGCAGTTGCTCATCAATCTGAAGAACAACAAAGACATAGATGGTGATGGTCACGATGGAAAGTCTTTATCTATGGACGAGCTAGCATCACAAGCTCTCGTTTTTTTCGCGGCAGGTTTCGAAACATCCTCAACTCTGATGACTTTCGCGCTGTACGAGCTGGCCAGAAACGAAGACGTCCAAGAGACGCTCCGAAGACAGATTGACTCAGTTCTGGACAAACACAACGGACAGATGACCTACGACTCGATCCAGGACATGAAGTACCTCAATCAAGTCATCGATG AAACGTTAAGACTGCATCCTCCGGGATCGTTCACCGACCGGAAGTGCATCGAAGACTACAAGATTCCTGACCAAGATGCCGTCATCGAGAAGGGTACTACTGTCCTGATTCCGATCATGGGGATCCACTACGACGAAGAGTATTaccctgagccgaaaaaattcgATCCTGAGCGCTTCTCCGATGAGTACAAGAAGACGAGACACAATTATGCCTTCATGCCATTCGGAGAAGGACCGAGGAACTGCATTG GTATGCGTTTTGGTCTGTTGCAGTCCAAAATGGGTCTAGTGTCGTTGCTGAAGAATTACAAGTTTACTGTCAACAAGAAAACTGTGGAACCGTTGCAGTACCAACCGCGCCATTTTGTTCTAGCTGCTCAAGGAGAAATCTGGCTGAAcgctgaaaaaattaattag